Proteins from one Blattabacterium cuenoti genomic window:
- the dnaK gene encoding molecular chaperone DnaK has protein sequence MSKIIGIDLGTTNSCVAVMEINDPVVIPNSEGKRTTPSIIAFVEGGERKIGDPAKRQAVTNPQKTIFSIKRFMGRMYSEVAEELKHIPYKVIKGGNNTPRVDIEKRLYAPQEISAMILQKMKKTAEDYLGEEVSRAVITVPAYFNDAQRQATKESGEIAGLKVERIINEPTAAALAYGLDKSNQNKKIAVYDLGGGTFDVSILELGDGVFEVLSTNGDTHLGGDDFDQVIIDHLANEFQSKERLDLRKDPMALQRLKEASEKAKIELSSSNRTEINLPYITATESGPKHLVVTLTRAKFEQLSEKLIQRSINPCSKALNDAKLTTKDIDEIILVGGSTRIPKVQEEVEKFFKKKPSKGVNPDEVVAIGAAIQGGVLSGDVQNVLLLDVTPLSLGIETLGGVFTKLIESNTTIPTKKSETFSTAADNQSAVTIRVGQGERPIFNDNKEIGRFDLVDIPPAPRGIPQIEVTFDIDANGILNVSAKDKGTGKEQSIRIETSSGLNQEEIERMKKEAENNAQKDEKIKKEIEKLNSADNLIFQSEKQLKDYGNKLSENNKKNIETSLEELKKAHSEKNFSSIDNSIKKLNEAWANASQELYPGKENEKTEINKKEKENDKKNDNDNKNKGNENVQDVDYEEVK, from the coding sequence ATGAGTAAAATTATAGGAATAGATTTAGGAACAACAAATTCTTGTGTTGCTGTTATGGAAATAAATGATCCTGTTGTAATACCAAATTCGGAAGGAAAAAGAACTACTCCATCGATAATTGCTTTTGTAGAAGGAGGAGAAAGGAAGATAGGAGATCCGGCAAAAAGACAAGCGGTTACTAATCCACAAAAAACTATTTTTTCCATTAAACGTTTTATGGGTAGAATGTATTCTGAAGTTGCAGAAGAATTAAAACATATTCCCTACAAAGTAATAAAAGGAGGAAATAATACACCACGTGTTGATATAGAAAAAAGATTATACGCTCCTCAAGAAATATCGGCAATGATATTACAAAAAATGAAAAAAACAGCTGAAGATTATTTAGGAGAAGAAGTAAGCAGAGCCGTTATTACAGTTCCAGCCTACTTTAATGATGCACAAAGACAAGCTACCAAAGAATCTGGGGAAATAGCTGGCTTAAAAGTAGAAAGAATTATCAATGAACCTACAGCAGCAGCTTTAGCTTATGGATTAGATAAAAGTAATCAAAATAAAAAAATAGCTGTGTATGATTTAGGAGGAGGAACATTTGATGTTTCTATTTTAGAATTAGGAGATGGTGTCTTTGAAGTTCTTTCTACAAATGGAGATACTCACCTAGGTGGTGATGATTTTGATCAAGTAATAATTGATCATTTAGCAAATGAATTTCAATCTAAAGAAAGACTAGATCTAAGAAAGGATCCTATGGCCTTACAACGTTTAAAAGAAGCTTCTGAAAAAGCAAAAATAGAATTATCTTCCTCTAATAGAACAGAAATTAACCTTCCATATATTACAGCAACAGAATCTGGACCTAAACATTTAGTTGTTACATTAACTCGTGCAAAATTTGAACAATTATCAGAAAAATTAATACAACGTTCTATTAATCCTTGTTCTAAAGCTTTGAATGATGCAAAATTAACAACTAAAGATATAGATGAAATTATTTTAGTAGGAGGATCTACACGTATACCAAAAGTACAAGAAGAAGTAGAGAAATTTTTTAAAAAAAAGCCTTCTAAAGGAGTCAATCCAGATGAGGTAGTAGCTATAGGTGCCGCTATTCAAGGAGGAGTTTTAAGTGGAGATGTCCAAAATGTATTACTATTAGATGTCACTCCTTTATCCTTAGGTATTGAAACTTTGGGAGGAGTTTTTACAAAACTTATTGAGTCTAATACTACCATTCCTACTAAAAAATCTGAAACTTTTTCTACAGCAGCTGATAATCAATCAGCAGTAACTATACGTGTAGGGCAAGGAGAAAGACCTATTTTTAATGATAATAAGGAAATTGGGAGATTTGATTTAGTAGATATACCACCAGCACCGAGAGGAATCCCTCAAATAGAAGTAACTTTTGATATAGATGCCAATGGAATATTGAATGTATCCGCAAAAGATAAAGGAACAGGAAAAGAACAATCTATACGAATTGAAACTTCTTCAGGATTAAATCAAGAAGAAATAGAAAGAATGAAAAAGGAAGCAGAAAACAATGCTCAAAAAGATGAAAAAATAAAAAAAGAAATAGAAAAATTAAATTCTGCTGATAATCTAATTTTTCAATCTGAAAAACAATTGAAAGATTATGGAAATAAATTATCAGAAAATAATAAAAAGAATATAGAAACTTCTTTAGAAGAATTAAAAAAAGCTCATTCAGAGAAAAATTTTTCTTCTATCGATAATAGTATTAAAAAATTAAATGAAGCTTGGGCTAATGCGTCTCAAGAACTCTATCCAGGAAAAGAAAATGAAAAAACAGAAATAAATAAAAAAGAAAAAGAAAATGATAAAAAAAATGATAATGATAATAAAAATAAAGGGAATGAAAATGTACAAGATGTTGATTATGAAGAAGTAAAATAA
- the rpsI gene encoding 30S ribosomal protein S9, giving the protein MYHTIGRRKRSLARIYLKPGKGLIVVNKKKIDQYFPKYVYQKILYPIKIIDKLDQFDVKVKVLGGGFNGQAEAIRLAISRALCQLDMKNRKKLKSEGLLTRDSREVERKKFGQKKARKKYQFSKR; this is encoded by the coding sequence ATATATCATACCATAGGAAGAAGAAAAAGATCTCTTGCTAGAATATATTTAAAACCAGGAAAAGGATTAATTGTTGTTAATAAAAAGAAAATTGATCAATATTTTCCAAAATACGTTTATCAAAAAATTTTGTATCCCATTAAGATTATTGATAAATTGGATCAATTTGATGTAAAAGTAAAAGTACTAGGAGGTGGTTTTAATGGACAAGCAGAAGCAATTCGTCTTGCGATTTCTCGTGCACTTTGTCAATTAGATATGAAGAATAGAAAAAAATTGAAATCCGAAGGATTGTTAACTCGTGATTCCAGAGAAGTTGAAAGAAAAAAATTTGGTCAGAAAAAAGCGAGAAAAAAATATCAATTTTCAAAAAGATAG
- the rplM gene encoding 50S ribosomal protein L13: protein MDSLSLKTVSIKKNLIVKSWLIMDATDQILGRFSSKIALILRGKHKPFFSPHIDCGDHVIVINSNNIRLTGKKWNNKEYIHYTGYPGGQKTTSVKNLFDKDSRILIHKAVKGMLPKNRLRHLILKKLHVYHKSQHKHESQKPILLKS, encoded by the coding sequence ATGGATTCATTAAGTTTAAAAACAGTTTCAATCAAAAAAAATTTAATAGTCAAGTCATGGTTAATAATGGATGCTACTGATCAAATTCTTGGAAGATTTTCTTCTAAAATAGCTTTGATTTTACGAGGAAAACATAAGCCTTTTTTTTCTCCTCATATAGATTGTGGAGATCATGTAATTGTGATTAATTCTAATAATATTAGACTTACCGGAAAAAAGTGGAATAATAAAGAGTATATTCATTATACTGGATACCCAGGGGGACAAAAAACGACTTCTGTTAAAAATTTGTTTGATAAAGATTCCAGGATTTTAATACACAAAGCAGTAAAAGGAATGCTTCCTAAAAATCGTTTAAGACATTTAATTTTGAAAAAATTGCATGTGTATCATAAATCTCAACACAAACATGAATCTCAAAAACCTATTTTATTAAAATCATGA
- a CDS encoding biotin--[acetyl-CoA-carboxylase] ligase: MGVGKNLWNTEKEKNLTFSIIFKPVIFFPIEKKYIINIITSNAIHKILSKKYKKEFWIKWPNDIFLCGKKIGGILIENSIFLKKIHTSIIGVGLNVYQTKFEKEWNASSLIEICNTNFELDDIFYNIIYFIQKEYLLFISKGENYIRKYYIDHLYLKDKNSIFYVYKTNSYIQGIIRTVTDQGYLIVEFNKKFYSFHQKEIKFIN, from the coding sequence ATAGGAGTTGGAAAAAATTTATGGAATACAGAAAAAGAAAAAAATTTAACTTTTAGTATTATATTCAAACCAGTAATTTTTTTCCCCATTGAGAAAAAATATATAATTAATATTATTACGAGTAATGCAATTCATAAAATTTTATCAAAAAAATATAAGAAAGAATTTTGGATTAAATGGCCTAATGATATTTTTTTATGTGGAAAAAAAATAGGAGGAATTTTAATAGAAAATAGTATTTTTTTAAAAAAAATTCATACTTCTATTATTGGAGTTGGTTTAAATGTTTATCAAACAAAATTTGAAAAAGAATGGAATGCTTCTTCTTTAATAGAAATTTGTAATACAAATTTCGAACTAGATGACATTTTTTATAATATTATATATTTCATTCAAAAAGAATACTTACTTTTCATAAGTAAAGGAGAAAATTATATTAGAAAATATTACATTGACCATCTTTATTTAAAAGATAAAAATTCTATTTTTTATGTATACAAAACAAATAGTTACATTCAAGGTATAATACGGACAGTAACAGATCAAGGTTATTTAATTGTTGAATTTAACAAAAAATTTTATTCTTTCCATCAAAAGGAAATAAAATTTATTAATTAA
- a CDS encoding phosphatidate cytidylyltransferase, with translation MKKKKDLNFLIRFITGFIYVFLIIFSIEKGEKIFRIVMMMLSFFCLFEFLIILETDIFLVKIASLFFLFSVLMDVFINKGLILYMVCFVLYSITFFIIQLFSKKHSHREKIKQISHLTFGFVYIIIPFYLASYIYSSINHGKEIILGIFILIWTNDTLSYLIGKKWGKKKIAVSISPKKSVEGFIGGLLFCLIIGFFFYKIWGEKYWFILSFMIPIFSTIGDLIESLIKRSYNVKDSGILFPGHGGFLDRLDSFIFVIPIIAVIVISVIYLF, from the coding sequence ATGAAAAAAAAGAAAGATTTAAACTTTTTAATAAGATTTATTACTGGTTTTATTTATGTTTTTTTAATTATTTTTTCTATTGAAAAAGGAGAAAAGATATTCAGAATTGTAATGATGATGTTATCTTTTTTTTGTTTATTTGAATTTTTAATAATATTAGAAACTGATATTTTTTTAGTTAAAATAGCTTCTTTGTTTTTTTTATTTTCTGTATTAATGGACGTTTTTATAAACAAAGGACTTATTCTGTATATGGTATGTTTCGTTCTTTATTCTATAACTTTTTTCATTATTCAATTGTTTTCTAAAAAACATTCTCATAGAGAAAAAATAAAACAAATAAGTCATTTAACTTTTGGATTTGTATACATCATAATTCCTTTTTATTTAGCTTCTTATATTTATTCTTCCATAAATCATGGAAAAGAAATAATTTTAGGTATTTTTATATTAATATGGACAAATGACACTTTATCCTATTTGATTGGAAAAAAATGGGGAAAGAAAAAAATAGCTGTATCTATTTCTCCTAAAAAATCAGTAGAAGGTTTTATTGGAGGTTTATTATTTTGTTTAATAATAGGTTTTTTTTTCTACAAAATTTGGGGAGAAAAATATTGGTTTATTCTATCTTTTATGATTCCTATTTTTTCTACTATTGGAGATCTTATTGAATCTCTTATTAAGAGATCTTATAATGTCAAAGATTCTGGAATATTATTTCCTGGACATGGTGGATTTTTAGATAGATTGGATAGTTTTATTTTTGTTATTCCAATTATAGCTGTAATAGTAATTAGTGTTATTTATCTTTTTTAA
- a CDS encoding phosphatidylserine decarboxylase family protein, translating into MIHREGTSLLSYTLMIILLLIFIFFFIFSSVIFFLLSIFLVVFYVFLIFFFRNPKKFFYDENFYDKKKEIIVSPADGKIVEIQNIFETEFLKNKCICISIFMSPFDVHVNRYPVSGKVIYTKYHTGKYFIAWLKKSSLENEHTTIVVETNNKNKILFRQIAGFLARRIILYAKKNSVIKKGEEFGFIKFGSRIDIFLPLNSLILVKKGEKVSGGETEISIIRS; encoded by the coding sequence ATGATTCATAGAGAGGGAACATCATTATTATCTTATACTTTGATGATAATATTATTATTAATATTTATTTTTTTCTTCATATTTTCTAGTGTAATTTTTTTTTTATTATCTATTTTTTTAGTTGTCTTTTATGTTTTTTTAATTTTTTTTTTTAGAAATCCAAAAAAATTTTTTTATGATGAAAATTTTTATGATAAAAAAAAAGAAATAATTGTATCCCCAGCTGATGGTAAAATTGTTGAAATACAAAATATTTTTGAAACTGAATTTTTAAAAAACAAGTGTATATGTATTTCTATTTTTATGTCTCCTTTTGATGTTCATGTAAATAGATATCCTGTTTCTGGTAAAGTAATATATACGAAGTATCATACAGGAAAATATTTTATAGCTTGGTTAAAGAAGTCATCGTTAGAGAACGAACACACTACTATTGTTGTTGAAACAAATAATAAAAATAAAATATTATTTAGGCAAATAGCAGGATTTTTAGCTAGACGTATTATTCTTTATGCAAAGAAAAATTCTGTAATAAAAAAAGGTGAAGAGTTTGGATTTATCAAGTTTGGATCTAGAATTGATATTTTTTTACCTTTAAATTCTTTAATATTAGTGAAGAAGGGAGAAAAAGTTTCCGGAGGGGAAACAGAAATTTCCATTATCCGATCATAA
- the yidC gene encoding membrane protein insertase YidC encodes MKNKHLDYNSIIGLFLILLILTIFTFLNKEKEYKVNKEFFNYKKDVLFRKEKNNFFLLENNVLRLRISNIGGIINEVLLKKYKAYDTSLSYHAKNLFLVKNSSLLYRMSFINKKGLNINTENLFFQPIFFKNKKKGTKILIMRAKSPLGKGFLDYIYEIGSKNQYDIGFSVKTTNFFPYKKLVSINLDQKILSLEKDRNWENSYTQAYYSNLNKDFASVKYLSEKKTEEKNISNINWIAYKQQFFACIFIPEKILKNVFIRSDNFSLGNFLKRIQFKTYLKNDENKEIDFSFRFYFGPLDFNLLRKYKNEFENIIPFGWGFLKWINKYFFLVIFQFLEKTNLNYGVIIILMTIVVKMILSPITYKQYKLSAIMKLIRPEIEKLNNEYRNNENSFQKQRKMMELYRKAGVSPMSGCISTLFQIPIFYSLFKFFPTIINLRGKSFLWVEDLTSYDSIIELPFFIPFYGNHVSLLTLLYSLALLFYTKLSNNDKKEISQNGKNSNSIPDINFILYLMPVIMLLFINSYASALSLYYFTSNIINICFLFLIKKFMLDENKILVKIQEKSIKNKK; translated from the coding sequence ATGAAGAATAAACATTTAGATTATAATTCTATAATAGGATTGTTTCTTATATTGTTAATTTTAACTATTTTTACATTTCTTAATAAAGAAAAAGAATACAAAGTAAATAAGGAATTTTTTAATTATAAAAAAGACGTTCTTTTTAGGAAAGAAAAAAATAATTTTTTTTTATTAGAAAATAATGTTTTAAGATTAAGAATATCTAATATAGGAGGAATAATAAATGAAGTTCTTCTAAAAAAATATAAAGCGTATGATACTTCATTATCGTATCATGCAAAAAATCTTTTTTTAGTAAAAAATTCTAGTCTTTTATATAGAATGTCCTTTATAAACAAAAAAGGATTGAATATTAATACAGAAAATTTATTTTTTCAACCTATTTTTTTTAAAAATAAAAAAAAAGGCACTAAAATTCTTATAATGAGAGCAAAAAGTCCTTTAGGAAAAGGATTTTTAGATTATATATATGAAATTGGTAGTAAAAACCAATATGATATTGGATTTTCTGTAAAAACAACAAATTTTTTTCCTTATAAAAAATTAGTTTCTATCAATTTGGACCAAAAAATTTTATCCTTGGAAAAGGATAGAAATTGGGAAAATTCTTACACTCAAGCATATTATTCTAATCTTAATAAAGATTTTGCATCTGTAAAATATTTATCTGAAAAAAAAACAGAAGAAAAAAATATATCTAATATAAATTGGATTGCTTACAAACAACAATTTTTTGCTTGTATATTTATACCAGAAAAAATATTAAAAAACGTTTTTATTCGATCTGATAATTTTTCTTTAGGAAATTTTTTGAAAAGAATTCAGTTTAAAACTTATCTAAAAAATGATGAAAATAAAGAAATTGATTTTTCTTTTCGTTTTTATTTTGGTCCTTTAGATTTTAATTTATTAAGAAAGTACAAAAACGAATTTGAAAATATTATTCCATTCGGATGGGGTTTTTTAAAATGGATTAATAAATATTTTTTTCTAGTAATTTTTCAATTTTTGGAAAAAACAAATTTGAACTATGGTGTTATCATTATTTTAATGACTATAGTAGTAAAAATGATATTATCTCCAATTACTTATAAGCAGTATAAGTTGAGTGCTATCATGAAATTGATTCGGCCAGAAATAGAAAAATTAAACAATGAATATAGAAATAATGAAAATTCTTTTCAAAAACAAAGAAAAATGATGGAATTATATAGGAAAGCGGGAGTAAGTCCAATGTCAGGATGTATCTCTACATTATTTCAAATTCCTATTTTTTATTCATTATTTAAATTTTTTCCTACTATAATTAATTTAAGAGGAAAATCTTTTTTATGGGTAGAAGATTTAACATCATATGATTCAATTATTGAATTACCTTTTTTTATTCCTTTTTACGGAAATCATGTAAGTTTACTTACTTTATTATATTCACTAGCATTATTGTTTTATACAAAATTAAGTAATAATGATAAAAAAGAAATTTCTCAAAATGGAAAGAATTCAAATTCTATTCCAGATATAAATTTCATATTGTATTTGATGCCTGTTATTATGCTATTATTTATAAATAGTTACGCTTCTGCTTTATCTTTATATTATTTTACTTCTAATATTATTAATATTTGTTTTTTATTTTTAATAAAGAAGTTTATGTTAGATGAAAATAAAATTCTTGTAAAAATTCAAGAAAAAAGTATTAAGAATAAGAAATAG
- the ftsH gene encoding ATP-dependent zinc metalloprotease FtsH, translated as MIDKKAKSKNNFFWVYAVIFAIFLGIFFFKSSFSSPKKIDQDTFFDILSKGEVQKIIVKHREIVHVYLKKEFLDLNEINSTNPAFSREKDDDEKKFIAQSLRYEFEIGDLQFFQTKFEEYKKKYNLNTIIDFKNQQEYTITKFFFDYGIFFMLLIIFWIFLFRRIGSTSGGPGSQIFNIGKSRARLFDENDNVKITFKDVAGLEGAKEEVQEIVEFLKSPQKYTKLGGKIPKGALLIGAPGTGKTLLAKAVAGEAKVPFFSLSGSDFVEMFVGVGASRVRDLFEKAKEKSPCIIFIDEIDAIGRARGKSSIAGSNDERENTLNQLLTEMDGFGTNTNVIVLAATNRSDILDKALLRPGRFDRTILVDPPELNERKEIFKVHLQKLVLSNNVDIDFLSRQTPGFSGADIANVCNESALIAARKDRSEIENQDFLDAIDRIIGGLEKKNKIIKPNEKKRIAYHEAGHAIISWLLEHASPLVKVTIVPRGRSLGSAWYLPEERQITTPEQMKDEICALLAGRSAEEIIFSNVSTGALNDLERVTKQAQSMVAIFGLNERIGNISYYDSTGQNEFSFSKPYSEKTAQIIDEEISKIIKEQYQRAKDILKNNEKKLSMLANELLEKEVLFREDLKKMFGERPYPDEIGDMLGNIS; from the coding sequence ATGATAGATAAAAAAGCCAAAAGCAAGAATAATTTTTTTTGGGTATATGCAGTCATATTTGCTATATTTCTTGGAATATTTTTTTTTAAATCTTCTTTTTCAAGTCCTAAAAAAATAGATCAGGATACTTTTTTTGATATTTTGTCAAAAGGAGAAGTTCAAAAAATTATAGTTAAACATAGAGAAATAGTGCATGTTTATTTAAAAAAAGAATTTTTAGATTTAAATGAAATAAATTCGACAAATCCTGCATTCAGTAGAGAAAAAGATGATGATGAAAAAAAATTCATTGCACAATCTTTACGATATGAATTTGAAATTGGAGATTTACAGTTTTTCCAAACAAAATTTGAAGAATATAAAAAAAAGTATAATCTGAATACTATTATCGATTTTAAAAATCAGCAAGAATATACAATAACTAAATTTTTCTTTGATTATGGTATATTTTTTATGTTGTTAATCATTTTTTGGATTTTTCTTTTTAGAAGAATAGGTTCTACAAGTGGAGGTCCAGGAAGTCAAATATTCAATATAGGAAAATCTAGAGCTAGATTATTTGATGAAAATGATAATGTAAAAATTACATTTAAAGATGTAGCTGGATTAGAAGGAGCAAAAGAAGAAGTTCAAGAAATAGTAGAATTTTTAAAAAGTCCTCAAAAATATACTAAACTTGGAGGTAAAATACCAAAAGGAGCTTTATTAATAGGTGCTCCAGGAACAGGAAAGACTTTATTAGCAAAAGCTGTTGCTGGAGAAGCTAAAGTTCCATTTTTTTCTTTATCAGGTTCAGATTTTGTAGAAATGTTTGTGGGAGTTGGAGCTTCTAGAGTAAGAGATTTATTTGAAAAAGCTAAAGAAAAGTCTCCATGCATAATATTTATTGATGAAATTGATGCAATAGGAAGAGCAAGAGGAAAAAGTAGTATAGCTGGATCAAATGATGAAAGAGAAAATACTTTGAATCAATTGTTAACAGAAATGGATGGATTTGGAACTAACACAAATGTAATTGTTTTAGCAGCTACAAATAGATCAGATATTTTGGATAAAGCATTACTTCGTCCTGGACGTTTTGATCGAACTATATTAGTAGATCCTCCTGAATTAAATGAAAGAAAAGAAATATTTAAAGTTCATCTTCAAAAATTGGTATTATCTAATAATGTGGACATAGATTTTTTATCTAGACAAACTCCAGGATTTAGTGGAGCAGATATAGCAAATGTTTGTAATGAATCTGCTCTTATTGCAGCAAGAAAAGATAGATCTGAAATAGAGAACCAAGATTTTTTAGATGCAATAGATCGTATTATAGGAGGTTTAGAAAAAAAAAATAAGATTATTAAACCAAATGAAAAAAAGAGAATTGCTTATCATGAAGCAGGTCATGCTATAATAAGTTGGTTGTTAGAACATGCTTCTCCTTTAGTAAAGGTTACTATAGTTCCGAGAGGAAGATCTCTTGGATCTGCATGGTATCTTCCAGAAGAAAGACAGATAACTACTCCGGAACAAATGAAGGATGAAATTTGTGCTTTACTAGCAGGAAGATCAGCAGAGGAAATTATTTTTAGTAATGTTTCTACAGGAGCGTTGAATGATTTAGAAAGAGTAACTAAACAAGCACAATCTATGGTAGCAATATTTGGATTGAATGAGAGGATTGGAAATATTTCTTATTATGATTCTACAGGTCAAAATGAATTTTCCTTTTCTAAACCTTATAGTGAAAAAACAGCTCAGATTATAGATGAAGAAATATCAAAAATTATAAAAGAACAGTATCAAAGAGCCAAGGATATATTGAAAAATAATGAAAAAAAGCTATCTATGTTAGCTAATGAACTCTTAGAAAAAGAAGTTCTTTTTAGAGAAGATTTAAAAAAAATGTTTGGAGAAAGACCTTATCCTGATGAAATTGGAGATATGTTAGGAAATATTTCTTAG
- a CDS encoding CTP synthase: MRTKYIFVTGGVTSSLGKGIVSASLGMLLKSRGYKVSILKLDPYFNIDPGTLNPYEHGECFVTKDGAETDLDLGHYERFLNQNTTKENNVTSGLIYKTVIDNERKGNYLGKTVQVIPHITNEIKRRIKIFGKSKKYDIIITEIGGTVGDIESLPYIESVRQLKWELGEFNTLVIHLTLLPHITVTGEIKTKPTQHSVRNLMENGIQADIIVCRTEKRLSKKIREKIALFCNVKPKHVIESIDTKIIYEIPCLLHFQNFDKEVLNRLNLSTIISPKLKKWKHFIKKYKNPKHEIKIALVGKYVSLHDSYKSISEALIHAGTENETYVNIKWVYSEMIKEKNIKKYFEGISGILVAPGFGKRGIEGKILATKYARENKIPFLGICLGMQISVIEFARNVLGLKKAESYETNPSTSHPVICLMEEQKNLTQKGGTMRLGNWKCTLLEGSKIFSIYGGKKDIVERHRHRYEFNNNYLNYFSNAGMKPVGINPDTGLVEAMELENHIFFLGVQYHPEYQSTVTNPHPLFINFIQVSKRYGYLNYQNSSYI; encoded by the coding sequence ATGAGAACAAAATATATTTTTGTTACAGGAGGTGTCACTTCTTCTTTAGGAAAAGGAATTGTTTCAGCTTCATTAGGAATGTTATTGAAATCTAGAGGTTATAAAGTTTCAATTTTAAAACTAGATCCTTATTTTAATATAGATCCAGGAACTTTAAACCCTTATGAACATGGAGAATGTTTTGTCACTAAAGATGGAGCGGAAACAGATTTAGATTTAGGACATTATGAAAGATTTTTAAATCAAAATACCACTAAAGAAAATAATGTAACATCTGGGTTAATATATAAAACAGTTATAGATAATGAAAGAAAAGGAAATTATTTAGGAAAAACTGTACAGGTTATTCCTCATATTACTAATGAAATAAAAAGACGAATTAAAATATTTGGAAAATCAAAAAAATATGATATTATTATTACAGAAATAGGAGGAACAGTAGGAGATATAGAAAGTCTTCCATATATTGAATCAGTACGTCAATTAAAGTGGGAATTGGGTGAATTCAATACATTAGTAATTCATTTAACATTGCTTCCTCATATAACAGTTACTGGAGAAATAAAAACTAAACCAACGCAACATTCTGTTCGAAATTTAATGGAAAATGGGATACAAGCAGATATTATTGTTTGTAGAACAGAAAAGCGCCTTTCTAAAAAAATCAGAGAAAAGATTGCATTATTTTGTAATGTAAAACCAAAACATGTTATAGAATCAATTGATACCAAGATTATATATGAAATTCCTTGTTTATTGCATTTTCAAAATTTTGATAAAGAAGTATTAAATCGTTTAAATTTATCTACTATTATTTCTCCAAAACTAAAAAAATGGAAACATTTTATCAAAAAATATAAAAATCCTAAACATGAGATTAAAATAGCATTGGTTGGAAAATACGTTTCTTTGCATGATTCTTATAAATCGATTAGTGAAGCCTTAATTCATGCAGGTACTGAAAATGAAACTTACGTTAATATAAAATGGGTTTATTCAGAAATGATAAAAGAAAAAAATATAAAAAAATATTTTGAAGGAATTTCAGGAATTTTAGTTGCTCCAGGGTTTGGAAAAAGAGGTATAGAAGGGAAAATCCTTGCTACAAAATATGCAAGAGAAAATAAAATTCCATTCCTTGGAATATGTTTAGGAATGCAAATATCTGTAATAGAGTTTGCAAGAAACGTTCTTGGGTTAAAAAAAGCAGAAAGTTACGAGACAAATCCTTCTACTTCTCATCCAGTAATATGCTTAATGGAAGAACAAAAAAATCTGACTCAAAAAGGTGGAACTATGCGTTTAGGAAATTGGAAATGTACTCTTTTGGAAGGTTCAAAAATATTTTCTATTTATGGAGGTAAAAAAGATATTGTTGAAAGACATCGTCATAGATATGAATTTAATAATAATTATTTAAATTATTTTTCTAATGCTGGAATGAAACCTGTTGGAATTAATCCAGATACAGGTTTAGTAGAAGCAATGGAATTAGAAAATCATATATTTTTTCTAGGTGTACAATATCATCCAGAATATCAGAGCACCGTAACAAATCCACATCCTTTGTTTATTAACTTTATACAAGTTTCTAAAAGGTATGGATATTTAAATTATCAGAATTCTTCTTATATATGA
- the rsfS gene encoding ribosome silencing factor: MLLKKIIEGIQMVKGKDISIINLKNRKNFICDYFVICNGDSYNQIYAISQSIENTIFQKLQEKPWHIEGLKSKKWILVDYISIVVHIFQKESRLYYNIENLWNQNS, encoded by the coding sequence TTGTTATTAAAAAAAATCATAGAAGGAATTCAAATGGTTAAAGGAAAAGATATTTCCATTATAAATTTAAAAAATAGAAAAAATTTTATTTGTGATTATTTTGTTATTTGTAACGGAGATTCTTACAATCAAATTTATGCCATTTCTCAATCTATAGAAAATACTATATTTCAGAAATTACAAGAAAAACCTTGGCATATAGAAGGATTGAAAAGTAAAAAATGGATATTAGTAGATTATATTTCTATTGTCGTACACATTTTTCAAAAAGAATCAAGATTATATTATAATATAGAGAATCTTTGGAATCAAAATTCATAA